In Colletotrichum destructivum chromosome 8, complete sequence, the following proteins share a genomic window:
- a CDS encoding Putative meiotic expression up-regulated protein: protein MAEEQKPVEVPKETVPAVTTEQPAAETKPVETTEAPAAVTADATTETPATTTTTETPAEAVAPVEEAKKEVVPVEEGTLEHKGANFPKNFIYSKEFFWFGNDAVDFKNLSSYLKSEKSTEAAHHNAAWASHTGKGLLFFGDKTAPQGVINLADAAEPAADGANKFHFTAKGHKHTFKAANAEDRDNWISQLKLKIAEAKELASTIAETEAYKTALESLKPAKKEEKAAEAPAAEAAAVTEAPATEAAAVPAATEEAAVKETPKEEEPKKEESKRRSASRKRGSIFGNLLGKKDEKKEEKEETAPVAEAAKEETPDVPATEAPVAEVAAPAETPAAPVIEAPVVATETAAEDKPVEAAKETPKEEKKEKPAPTKRNSIFGVFGKKEKKAAAAADAEAAPSPAKEGEVTPAAETAPVIPPVEATTPLAVDVANPSTVPVEIKETAPATNGESRPELKEKRKSSLPFGFGKRDKSPAKSPAQSDGEETEKAEKTSTFSKLRATIKGRGKTEKSAEKLEKTEEKPEEAPAADAVKPATETPAAETSKAAEEPENKPENVASSTPAPVTAAA from the exons ATGGCCGAAGAACAGAAGCCCGTTGAGGTCCCCAAGGAGACTGTCCCTGCCGTCACCACCGAGCAGCCCGCTGCCGAGACGAAGCCCGTCGAGACCACTGAggctcccgccgccgtcactgCCGACGCGACCACCGAGACcccggccaccaccaccaccaccgagaccccggccgaggccgttgctcccgtcgaggaggccaagaaggaggttGTTCCCGTTGAGGAGGGCACGCTCGAGCACAAGGGCGCCAACTTCCCAAA GAACTTCATCTACTCCAAGGAGTTCTTCTGGTTCGGAAACGATGCCGTCGATTTCAAGAACCTCTCTTCCTACCTGAAGAGCGAGAAGTCCACCGAGGCTGCTCACCACAACGCTGCTTGGGCTTCCCACACCGGCAAGGGTCTCCTTTTCTTCGGCGACAAGACCGCTCCTCAGGGCGTTATTAACTTG gccgacgccgccgagcccgccgcTGATGGCGCCAACAAGTTCCACTTCACCGCTAAGGGCCACAAGCACACCTTCAAGGCTGCCAACGCCGAAGACCGTGACAACTGGATCTCCCAGCTGAAGCTCAAGattgccgaggccaaggagctcgCCTCTACCAtcgccgagaccgaggcctACAAGACCGCcctcgagagcctcaagcccgccaagaaggaagagaaggccgccgaggctcccgccgccgaggctgccGCTGTCACTGAGGCACCTGCGactgaggctgctgctgtgccCGCCGCTaccgaggaggccgccgtcaaggagacccccaaggaggaggagcccaagaaggaggagtcCAAGCGCCGCTCTGCTAGCCGCAAGCGTGGTTCCATCTTCGGCAACCTGCTCGgcaagaaggacgagaagaaggaagagaaggaggagaccGCCCccgttgccgaggccgccaaggaggagacTCCCGATGTTCCTGCGACTGAGGCCCCCGTTGCTGAAGTCGCTGCCCCCGCCGAGACCCCTGCTGCTCCTGTCATTGAGGctcccgtcgtcgccacaGAGACTGCTGCCGAGGACAAGCCTgtcgaggctgccaaggAGACtcccaaggaggagaagaaggagaagcctGCCCCTACCAAGCGCAACAGCATCTTTGGTGTCTTtggcaagaaggagaagaaggccgctgccgctgccgacgctGAGGCCGCTCCCTCCCCGGCCAAGGAGGGTGAGGTGACTCCTGCCGCTGAGACTGCCCCTGTCATTCCTCCCGTTGAGGCCACCACCCCTCTAGCCGTTGATGTGGCCAACCCCAGCACGGTTCCCGTTGAGATCAAAGAGACTGCTCCCGCAACCAACGGTGAGAGCCGCCCTGAGCTCAAGGAGAAGCGCAAGTCTTCCCTGCCTTTCGGTTTCGGCAAGCGCGACAAGTCCCCTGCCAAGTCCCCTGCTCAGTCTGACGGCGAAGAGaccgagaaggccgagaagaccAGCACCTTCTCCAAGCTTCGCGCCACCATCAAGGGCCGTGGCAAGACTGAGAAgtccgccgagaagcttgagAAGACCGAGGAAAAGCCTGAGGAAGCCCCCGCTGCCGACGCTGTTAAGCCAGCCACCGAGACTCCCGCTGCCGAGACCTCCAAGGCTGCTGAGGAGCCGGA
- a CDS encoding Putative Tim10-like domain superfamily protein produces the protein MSFFGMGRPKLSSEEKIAMAEQEMRLLADMHNRLTKICQSKCLPDYREADLNKGESVCLDRCAAKFFETQMKASDVMQNESQKRGGGGGGMGGGMF, from the exons ATGTCTTTCTTTGGAATGGGCCGCCCTAAGCTCTCCTCGGAGGAGAAGATCGCCATGGCTGAGCAGGAGATGCGTCTGCTGGCCGACATGCACAACCG CCTAACCAAGATCTGCCAATCCAAGTGCCTCCCCGACTACCGCGAGGCCGACCTCAACAAGGGCGAGTCCGTGTGCCTTGACCGCTGCGCCGCCAAGTTCTTCGAGACGCAAATGAAGGCGTCAGATGTGATGCAGAACGAGAGCCAGAAgagaggtggcggcggtggcggcatgGGAGGAGGCATGTTCTAA
- a CDS encoding Class II Aminoacyl-tRNA synthetase/Biotinyl protein ligase (BPL) and lipoyl protein ligase (LPL) has product MNAHLRAGLSRFPRQALSITSTTTIKPQRRKISVRIVSSYLATSRRAQIFLSDYGDAMTFIQSLRLLRPTVRASQVVCRAQFHVGQSSGRSSRLQQDGAWRNRDSIANQTDENARISEFQKMRLEALEEVGARDLYNETHPRLVHRRKPMSVPTFRKVWKDANLDDPSNTGIVTLYGRVQSIRLHGKKLVFVTIANEFETIQGMISYRNLGSVPNMNIDTFKLFTRLIGRGDHISITGKPTRTNSGELTIRAVVLPELLAPTMEQIPHTLTDPETRSRKRHVDMMVNPKVADTLRLRSHITKYIRDYLHERSFLEFQTPILAENAGGAVARSFTTQATEFPSKELSLRIAPELWLKRLVIGGVHKVFEIGPAFRNEGIDGTHNPEFTMCEFYSAYTNLSDLIASTEELLAGLAAHCQHLIETQLTSLEPIDASKFVRPFRQLEFIPALEEALGFRLPKLTGKDAYSELIAVLALSKVEVPGGIPSTMPKLLDRLAAIYLEPKSFEAPLFITHHPTCMSPLAKSFVCPKTMQLVSARTELFINGRELANMYEEENDPSVQARKLAEHSFFGTGKDPAPLEDVDAPVTPRDAPLDRSYIQALEAGLPPTGGWGCGVERLVMLFSGVNRISDCLSFGTLKNVVGLTSEAQHHSKS; this is encoded by the exons ATGAACGCCCATCTTCGGGCCGGTTTATCCCGCTTCCCGCGTCAAGCGTTATCGATAACATCAACGACCACCATAAAACCGCAGCGGCGCAAAATTTCCGTACGCATTGTTTCTTCATATTTGGCCACCTCAAGAAGAGCCCAAATCTTCTTGAGCGACTATGGTG ATGCAATGACTTTCATTCAGAGTCTACGGCTTTTGCGGCCGACGGTGCGCGCTTCGCAGGTCGTCTGCCGTGCGCAGTTCCATGTCGGGCAGTCAAGTGGTAGAAGCAGCCGACTTCAGCAAGATGGAGCTTGGAGGAACCGGGATAGCATAGCAAACCAGACAGATGAAAATGCTCGGATATCGGAGTTCCAGAAGATGCGCCTCGAGGCGCTTGAGGAGGTCGGCGCCAGGGATCTGTACAATGAGACGCACCCGCGGCTTGTTCACCGCAGGAAGCCGATGTCGGTCCCGACCTTTAGAAAGGTGTGGAAGGATGCCAATCTGGACGACCCGAGCAATACTGGGATCGTCACTCTGTATG GCCGCGTCCAGTCCATTCGCCTGCACGGGAAAAagctcgtcttcgtcaccaTTGCCAATGAGTTCGAGACGATCCAGGGCATGATCAGCTACCGCAACCTCGGCAGTGTCCCCAACATGAACATTGACACCTTTAAGCTCTTTACCCGGTTGATCGGGAGGGGTGACCACATCT CCATCACCGGCAAGCCCACCCGCACGAACAGCGGCGAGCTCACCATCCGGGCTGTGGTACTCCCGGAGCTGCTCGCGCCAACCATGGAGCAGATCCCGCACACCCTGACGGACCCGGAGACCAGGTCGCGCAAGCGGCATGTCGACATGATGGTCAATCCCAAAGTCGCTGATACCTTGCGACTGCGCTCACACATCACAAAATACATTCGCGACTACCTCCACGAGCGGTCCTTCCTCGAGTTCCAAACGCCCATTCTCGCCGAGAACGCTGGCGGCGCTGTCGCGCGCTCCTTCACCACCCAGGCCACCGAGTTTCCCTCTAAGGAGCTTTCCCTCCGCATCGCGCCCGAGCTCTGGCTCAAGCGCCTCGTTATCGGCGGCGTCCACAAGGTTTTCGAGATCGGCCCGGCCTTCCGTAACGAGGGCATCGACGGGACCCATAACCCCGAGTTCACCATGTGCGAGTTCTACAGTGCTTACACTAACCTCTCTGATCTCATCGCCAGCACTGAGGAGCTactcgccggcctcgccgcccactgCCAGCACCTCATCGAGACCCAGCTCACATCCCTCGAGCCCATCGACGCGTCCAAGTTCGTCCGCCCCTTCCGCCAGCTCGAGTTCATCCCGGCCCTTGAGGAAGCCCTCGGCTTCCGCCTACCCAAGCTTACCGGCAAGGACGCCTACTCGGAGCTCATCGCCGTGCTGGCCCTCTCCAAGGTCGAGGTGCCCGGCGGTATTccgtcgacgatgcccaagctcctcgaccgGCTGGCGGCCATCTACCTCGAGCCCAAGTCCTTTGAGGCCCCGCTCTTCATTACGCACCACCCGACATGCATGTCGCCGCTCGCCAAGAGCTTCGTCTGCCCCAAGACGATGCAGCTCGTCTCGGCGCGCACAGAGCTCTTCATCAACGGCCGTGAGCTGGCCAACATGTacgaggaggagaacgaCCCGTCGGTGCAGGCGCgcaagctcgccgagcaCAGCTTCTTCGGCACCGGCAAGGATCCCGCGCCCCTGGAGGACGTGGACGCGCCTGTCACGCCCAGGGACGCTCCGCTCGACAGGAGCTACATCcaggcgctcgaggccgggctgccgccgacgggcgGCTGGGGCTGCGGCGTCGAGAGGCTCGTCATGCTGTTCTCCGGCGTCAATAGGATCAGTGACTGCCTGAGCTTCGGGACATTGAAGAATGTGGTTGGGCTGACGTCCGAGGCGCAGCACCACTCAAAGTCTTAG